One genomic region from Nostoc sphaeroides encodes:
- a CDS encoding response regulator transcription factor encodes MNEISIILIEDHDLTRMGLRAALQAHSALKVIGEAANATQGLKLLETAKPDVAVVDIGLPDMDGIELTRKFKRHQAETGQTGTKILILTMDHTEDAVLAAFAAGADSYYMKETSISKLTEAIQATHGGNSWIDPAIANVVLRKMRQGIPGESQGSDKTPKTVKIEALASEYEQVLETYPLTQRELEILELIVAGCSNGQIAEKLYITVGTVKTHVRNILNKLCADDRTQAAVRALRSGLVA; translated from the coding sequence ATGAATGAAATTAGCATTATTTTAATTGAAGATCATGACTTAACGCGAATGGGGCTACGAGCAGCATTACAGGCTCACAGCGCATTAAAAGTAATTGGCGAAGCAGCAAATGCTACCCAAGGACTAAAACTTTTGGAAACGGCAAAGCCAGATGTAGCTGTTGTAGATATCGGTTTGCCTGACATGGATGGCATTGAACTCACCCGTAAATTCAAACGCCATCAAGCTGAAACTGGGCAGACGGGAACGAAGATTCTCATCCTGACAATGGATCACACAGAGGATGCTGTACTTGCAGCCTTTGCGGCGGGTGCTGATTCTTATTACATGAAAGAAACAAGCATCAGTAAATTAACTGAGGCGATCCAAGCGACTCACGGCGGTAACTCTTGGATTGATCCGGCAATTGCCAACGTGGTATTGCGGAAAATGCGGCAAGGTATTCCTGGAGAGAGCCAAGGTTCTGATAAAACGCCGAAAACTGTCAAAATTGAGGCGTTAGCGTCAGAATACGAGCAAGTTTTGGAAACTTACCCCTTGACTCAACGGGAATTGGAAATCCTGGAGTTGATTGTAGCTGGGTGCAGCAATGGGCAAATTGCTGAAAAACTCTACATTACAGTTGGTACTGTGAAGACCCACGTTCGTAATATTCTAAATAAACTATGTGCTGATGACCGTACCCAAGCTGCTGTAAGGGCTTTACGTTCTGGGTTGGTAGCGTGA
- a CDS encoding hybrid sensor histidine kinase/response regulator, translating to MSVVENNKIYRILAVDDTPDNLFLVQAILESEGYEIDLVSDGIKALRKVEQSPPDLILLDVMMPGIDGYEVTRRIRNNPAISYIPILLITAFHESSVVEGLDAGADDFIRKPFDTDELLARVRSLLRLKHSLDEQQKMARQREDFVSRLTHDLRTPLVAADRMLNLFEMETFCKISPEMKQAIAVMIRSNQNLMDMVNTLLEVYRFEAGKKTLNWEECDLREISQEVVSELSPLTGEKGLTLKIDTTELNLLSKNAGIIMGDRLELRRVINNLIANAIKFTDTGGITIRIFEKSPNPENPDLVTIEIQDTGYGIAPEDQATIFERFRQGKNKRSGSGLGLHLSHRIIEGHAGTIQVTSELGKGSLFTVQLPKNI from the coding sequence ATGTCTGTAGTTGAAAATAATAAAATTTATCGCATCCTCGCAGTTGATGATACTCCAGATAATCTCTTTTTGGTTCAAGCAATTCTAGAAAGTGAGGGGTATGAAATTGATCTGGTTTCAGATGGAATAAAGGCTTTGCGAAAAGTTGAACAATCTCCACCCGATCTGATTCTGTTAGATGTGATGATGCCAGGGATAGATGGTTATGAAGTCACCCGTCGGATTCGGAATAACCCAGCAATTAGTTATATTCCAATTCTGCTGATTACAGCCTTTCACGAATCGAGTGTTGTCGAAGGTTTAGATGCTGGTGCTGACGATTTTATTCGTAAACCATTTGATACTGATGAACTATTGGCAAGGGTGCGATCGCTATTACGTCTCAAGCACAGTCTAGACGAACAGCAAAAAATGGCCCGCCAAAGGGAGGACTTTGTTTCCCGTCTGACTCATGATTTGCGGACTCCCCTAGTAGCCGCCGATCGCATGTTGAATTTGTTTGAGATGGAAACATTCTGCAAAATTTCGCCGGAAATGAAACAGGCGATCGCAGTTATGATTCGCAGTAACCAAAATTTGATGGATATGGTAAATACCCTCCTCGAAGTTTATCGTTTCGAGGCAGGTAAAAAAACGTTGAATTGGGAGGAATGCGATTTACGTGAGATATCTCAAGAAGTAGTGAGCGAACTAAGTCCTCTAACTGGTGAAAAAGGGTTGACTCTAAAAATAGATACCACTGAATTAAATCTACTAAGTAAAAACGCTGGGATTATTATGGGCGATCGCTTGGAACTACGGCGGGTGATAAACAACCTAATCGCAAATGCCATCAAATTTACAGATACAGGAGGCATCACAATCCGCATTTTTGAAAAATCACCTAATCCAGAAAATCCAGATTTGGTAACAATTGAGATCCAAGATACAGGATATGGGATTGCGCCTGAAGATCAAGCAACAATTTTCGAGCGATTTCGCCAAGGCAAAAATAAACGTTCAGGTAGTGGTTTAGGGCTACATCTATCACACCGGATTATAGAAGGACACGCTGGAACAATCCAAGTTACCTCTGAACTAGGTAAAGGTAGTTTGTTTACTGTGCAACTACCTAAAAATATTTAA
- a CDS encoding 2-hydroxyacid dehydrogenase, protein MKVAVFSTKVYDRKFLSAANSPTQHELVFFEPRLNRDTAILAAGFGAVCVFVHDQVDAPTLELLASRGTRLVVLRCAGFNNVDLQAAADLGITIVRVPAYSPYGVAEHAVGLILSLNRKIHRAYNRVRESNFSLDGLLGFNLYGRTVGIVGTGKIGLILGQIMKGFGCQILAYDVYRNPELEALGGKYVELPELFANSDIISLHCPLTTETHHLINAEAIEHIKPGVMLINTSRGALIDTQAVIEGLKSGKIGYLGVDVYEQESELFFEDLSGAIIQDDIFQRLTTFPNVLITGHQAFFTAEALHNIAETTFANIADVEQGRSCPNEIRAQVPA, encoded by the coding sequence ATGAAAGTAGCAGTTTTCAGTACAAAAGTCTATGATCGTAAGTTTTTATCAGCAGCAAATTCTCCTACCCAACACGAATTAGTGTTTTTTGAACCTCGTTTAAATCGGGATACAGCTATCCTCGCCGCCGGATTTGGGGCGGTTTGTGTATTTGTCCATGACCAGGTTGACGCGCCAACTTTAGAACTTCTCGCCTCACGGGGAACTCGGCTGGTTGTCCTGCGCTGTGCAGGGTTTAACAATGTAGACTTACAAGCCGCAGCAGATTTAGGAATTACCATTGTGCGGGTTCCTGCCTATTCACCCTATGGGGTAGCAGAACATGCTGTGGGATTGATTTTAAGCTTGAATCGCAAAATTCATCGGGCTTATAACCGTGTCCGAGAAAGCAATTTTTCTTTAGATGGACTATTAGGATTTAATTTGTATGGGCGCACAGTAGGGATTGTCGGCACGGGCAAAATCGGTCTGATTTTAGGACAGATTATGAAGGGGTTTGGCTGTCAGATACTCGCTTATGACGTTTATCGCAATCCAGAATTGGAGGCGCTAGGTGGAAAATATGTAGAACTACCTGAGCTATTTGCCAACTCGGATATTATCTCCCTACATTGCCCTCTGACTACCGAGACGCATCACTTGATTAACGCTGAGGCTATAGAACATATTAAGCCAGGTGTGATGCTAATTAATACTAGCCGAGGAGCGCTGATTGATACTCAAGCAGTAATTGAGGGGTTGAAGTCTGGCAAGATTGGCTATCTCGGTGTGGATGTCTACGAACAAGAATCGGAATTGTTCTTTGAGGATTTGTCTGGTGCAATTATTCAAGATGATATTTTCCAACGTCTGACGACATTCCCCAATGTACTTATTACCGGACATCAAGCCTTTTTTACAGCAGAAGCTCTCCACAATATTGCAGAAACAACTTTTGCTAATATTGCTGATGTTGAACAAGGTCGTTCTTGTCCAAATGAAATTCGCGCTCAAGTGCCAGCTTAG
- a CDS encoding HAMP domain-containing histidine kinase, with product MDDKLQKVKITLRKSERWFRVIFSQIFGFIGLMQLMGILMKGNQTALKFGGITSKVVRCPLWSACWTDFSRDGEDRDRQENPNTGLAIVKKIVEISGGRITSDSQIGIRSYFIIYLV from the coding sequence ATGGACGACAAATTACAAAAGGTAAAAATTACCTTACGAAAAAGTGAGCGATGGTTTCGAGTGATTTTTAGCCAAATCTTTGGATTCATCGGATTGATGCAGTTGATGGGCATCCTCATGAAAGGGAATCAGACGGCGTTAAAATTTGGTGGAATTACTAGCAAGGTCGTTCGTTGTCCTTTGTGGTCAGCTTGTTGGACTGACTTTTCACGGGATGGGGAAGACCGCGATCGCCAGGAAAATCCTAACACAGGTCTGGCGATCGTTAAGAAAATTGTCGAAATCTCAGGAGGTAGGATTACTTCAGATTCACAAATTGGTATAAGGAGTTACTTTATTATTTACCTAGTCTAA
- a CDS encoding lipid-A-disaccharide synthase-related protein: MSNVSRLSLASNSQAATSPLRLLVLSNGHGEDVIAVRILQELQRQSNPPEIFALPLVGEGRAYQQLDIPLIGSVRTMPSGGFIYMDGRQLARDVRGGLLQLTLSQIKAVRRWVSSQKKLGNKRAILAVGDIVPLLFATFSGANYAFVGTAKSEYYVRDEAGLLPRKSKDARWENFSGSVYHPWERWLMSRRRCKAVFPRDALTTETLKQWPIPAFNLGNPMMDGLQPTFSRQQFYGQDSQQQEIVRPLMVTLLPGSRPPEAYANWETIMIAVSALIASFQERDSIFYTSKTVVFLGAIAPGLDSNILSQSVQSQGWRTESTCPIKIPDPNILTFKQRNAYLLLTQKAYNDCLHLGDLAIAMAGTATEQFIGLGKPAIAIPGNGPQYNPAFAEAQSRLLGSSLFLVEHPAEVANVVQSLFKDPDILQIIAENGARRMGKPGAALRIAECLQERF, translated from the coding sequence ATGAGTAATGTATCTCGGTTATCTCTAGCTTCTAACTCTCAAGCTGCAACTTCTCCGTTACGCTTACTTGTATTAAGTAATGGTCATGGCGAAGATGTCATTGCAGTTCGGATTTTGCAAGAACTCCAACGACAATCAAACCCACCAGAAATCTTTGCTTTACCTCTGGTAGGTGAAGGACGTGCTTACCAACAGTTGGATATCCCCCTCATCGGTTCAGTCCGCACTATGCCTTCTGGCGGGTTTATTTATATGGATGGCCGCCAATTAGCGCGGGATGTCCGCGGTGGTTTATTGCAACTTACCCTCAGCCAGATTAAAGCTGTGCGCCGTTGGGTGAGTTCTCAAAAAAAATTAGGTAATAAAAGAGCGATTTTAGCGGTGGGAGATATTGTCCCACTATTGTTTGCAACTTTCAGTGGCGCTAATTATGCTTTTGTAGGTACGGCGAAATCTGAATATTATGTGCGCGATGAAGCTGGATTATTACCACGGAAATCTAAAGATGCGCGTTGGGAAAATTTTTCCGGTTCAGTTTACCATCCTTGGGAACGCTGGTTGATGAGTCGTCGCCGTTGTAAAGCGGTGTTCCCTAGAGATGCACTGACGACAGAAACATTAAAACAATGGCCAATTCCAGCTTTTAATTTGGGTAATCCCATGATGGATGGTCTGCAACCGACCTTTTCACGCCAACAATTTTATGGTCAGGATAGCCAACAACAAGAAATAGTTCGGCCTTTAATGGTGACTCTTCTTCCTGGCTCCCGTCCGCCAGAGGCATACGCCAACTGGGAAACAATTATGATTGCTGTATCTGCGTTGATAGCAAGTTTTCAAGAGCGAGATTCGATTTTCTATACTTCTAAAACAGTGGTGTTTTTAGGTGCGATCGCTCCTGGTTTAGACTCTAATATTTTATCCCAAAGTGTGCAATCTCAAGGCTGGCGCACTGAATCAACATGTCCTATAAAAATTCCTGATCCAAATATCTTGACATTTAAACAAAGAAATGCATATCTACTGCTGACACAAAAAGCTTATAATGATTGCTTGCATTTGGGAGATTTAGCGATCGCAATGGCAGGTACAGCCACAGAACAGTTTATCGGTTTAGGGAAACCTGCGATCGCTATTCCCGGTAATGGGCCTCAATATAACCCTGCCTTTGCTGAAGCTCAAAGTCGTCTTCTAGGCTCATCTTTGTTTTTAGTCGAGCATCCAGCAGAAGTTGCCAACGTTGTCCAGTCCCTATTCAAAGATCCTGATATTTTGCAAATTATTGCCGAAAATGGGGCGCGACGCATGGGTAAACCCGGAGCAGCACTACGCATTGCGGAATGTTTACAGGAACGATTTTGA
- a CDS encoding BamA/OMP85 family outer membrane protein, with protein MRVSATAIFTLATLAAANVTQQATAAPTKTVTPTAKAGNLVVPIIEDTPARIETIASPETIVAQQFSQNPIAVQTGANKNSTVILNSAQKLNSQVILPISPSSPSSPKTPNTGNNLVVTATDVQVVGANQELQQIIRKVIKTQVGGETSQSQLQKDVAAILDTGLFSNVSVNSFSTQAGLNVVYQVQSVIVRSLQLSGAKVLTYQVAQQQLQSQIGTIISPSGLQQAVAQINKWYADNGYKLARVLSIKPSSQGILTVNVAEGLVSDIKFRFVNDEGKTVDSKGNPVGGRTKPDFLQQQLKLKPGQIFQENVVKQDIQQLYRTGLFESVNVALEGDATKLDLVYQLKETGARGVNLGGSYNADQGLIGTISYQDQNVGGVNDTLGVNVGVSSRDLQFNSKFISPYRITNPDRLGYTVNGFRSQELSETFDDKIKLANGDKVREGQIGGGVSLQRPIDDWNTSLGLNYTRTSIRDRQGNITPTDAQGNPLSASGTGVDDLTTVSFTATKDQRDNSLNPTKGSVLSLSTEQSVPIGQGNISLNRLKANYSQYLPVQLFNTKQPQVFAVNLQAGTVLGNLPPYESFNLGGSNSVRGYDSGDVGSGRSYVLASAEYRFPVLPIVGGVLFADFGSDLGSGDTVLGDPAGVRGKPGYGFGYGAGVRLNSPLGLIRADYGINDQGESKVHLGIGQRF; from the coding sequence ATGCGAGTTTCTGCTACTGCAATTTTTACTTTAGCTACTTTAGCTGCTGCCAATGTCACTCAGCAAGCAACGGCTGCACCTACTAAAACCGTTACTCCAACTGCAAAAGCTGGTAACTTGGTGGTGCCAATCATTGAAGACACTCCCGCACGGATAGAGACAATTGCTTCCCCAGAAACTATAGTTGCACAACAATTTTCCCAAAATCCCATCGCCGTGCAAACAGGTGCAAACAAAAATTCCACAGTAATCTTAAATTCAGCACAAAAGTTAAATTCCCAAGTCATCCTCCCTATTTCCCCCTCATCTCCCTCATCTCCCAAAACCCCAAATACTGGAAACAATTTAGTAGTCACAGCTACAGATGTCCAGGTAGTGGGAGCCAATCAAGAATTGCAGCAAATCATTCGTAAAGTAATTAAAACCCAGGTGGGTGGAGAAACCAGTCAAAGCCAGCTACAAAAAGATGTCGCTGCAATTTTAGATACAGGTTTATTTAGCAATGTCAGTGTAAATAGCTTTAGCACACAGGCTGGATTAAATGTAGTTTATCAAGTGCAATCGGTGATTGTGCGATCGCTGCAATTATCTGGCGCTAAAGTCCTCACCTATCAAGTAGCCCAACAACAGTTACAATCTCAAATTGGAACCATCATCAGTCCTTCTGGACTCCAGCAAGCAGTAGCACAAATTAACAAATGGTACGCCGACAATGGTTATAAGTTAGCACGAGTGTTATCAATTAAACCCAGTTCTCAAGGCATTCTTACTGTGAATGTCGCTGAAGGCTTGGTGAGTGATATCAAGTTTCGCTTTGTCAACGACGAGGGTAAAACCGTTGATAGCAAAGGCAATCCTGTGGGAGGACGCACTAAACCAGATTTTCTACAACAGCAACTCAAGCTAAAACCTGGTCAAATTTTCCAAGAAAATGTCGTCAAGCAAGACATACAACAGCTATATCGTACTGGTTTGTTTGAGAGTGTGAATGTTGCCTTAGAAGGAGATGCGACAAAACTAGATTTAGTCTACCAACTTAAAGAAACTGGGGCGCGTGGTGTTAACTTGGGTGGTAGTTATAATGCTGATCAAGGATTAATAGGCACAATCAGCTATCAAGATCAGAATGTCGGTGGTGTTAATGATACTTTAGGTGTGAATGTTGGTGTAAGTAGCCGAGACTTGCAGTTTAATAGCAAATTTATCAGTCCCTATCGGATAACTAACCCCGATCGCTTAGGGTACACTGTGAATGGTTTTCGTAGTCAGGAACTTTCGGAAACCTTTGACGACAAGATTAAGCTAGCTAACGGCGACAAAGTTCGAGAAGGTCAAATTGGCGGTGGTGTCAGCTTACAGCGACCAATCGACGACTGGAATACCTCATTAGGATTAAACTATACTCGAACTAGTATCCGCGATCGCCAAGGTAATATTACCCCAACCGACGCTCAAGGCAATCCCCTATCTGCGAGTGGAACTGGCGTTGACGACCTAACTACCGTATCCTTCACCGCCACCAAAGACCAACGAGATAATTCTCTCAATCCTACTAAAGGTTCCGTTCTGAGTTTGAGTACAGAACAATCTGTCCCCATCGGTCAAGGAAATATTTCCCTAAATCGCCTCAAAGCCAATTACAGCCAATATTTACCAGTGCAATTATTTAACACCAAACAGCCACAAGTATTTGCTGTGAATCTGCAAGCTGGTACCGTCCTTGGTAATTTACCACCCTACGAAAGCTTTAACTTGGGTGGTTCCAACTCAGTACGCGGTTACGATTCTGGAGATGTAGGGAGTGGTCGCAGTTATGTGTTAGCTTCCGCAGAATATCGTTTTCCCGTCTTACCAATAGTAGGGGGTGTATTATTTGCCGACTTCGGCTCAGACTTAGGCTCCGGTGATACTGTATTAGGAGATCCAGCAGGTGTGCGAGGCAAACCAGGTTATGGTTTTGGCTATGGGGCTGGAGTCCGCTTAAATTCACCACTAGGCTTAATTCGGGCTGACTATGGCATTAATGACCAAGGAGAAAGCAAAGTGCATTTAGGGATAGGTCAGCGATTTTAA
- a CDS encoding serine/threonine protein kinase, whose amino-acid sequence MLAGTILQDGKYTLIEEIGRGGFGITFKATHHYLGHEVVMKTINERLRQHPDFAKFERQFQDEARRLATCIHPNIVRVSDFFVEAGLPYMVMEYIRGETLGDAFVLPGIPLPEATAIHYIRQIGAALQVVHNNGLLHRDVKPDNIILREGTQEVVLIDFGIAREFNGSVRQTHTGMVSEGYSPIEQYLTQAPRTPATDVYGLAATLYALLTAQVPIPALLRDREQMPSPRELQPHLSAAVNQAVMRGMAVESRFRPATVAEWLQLLPGNGVNMTPQALSTYAVPTVNLSAQQAATLLGKTAQNRLHKPSALGQPNPAIAKENVLAKKLGSSQIFIGIGVALVAATAGFGITSILPKSQPQPTAKPLFEQPTQEPPAKVPNLESREETNTTSRTESAPVYNSKQRRRNRRSSPQETPSSPTQESQRGNLEQSAPSPSVSPTPSLVEKLRAIRSSRSASPAPLPQNNSPASNQNSASPQTVIPSNSVVIPTPPPTESKQSESKQSDPSAVVVPTLDKQNSPIDSQPQNDQKSP is encoded by the coding sequence ATGTTAGCAGGCACAATTTTGCAGGATGGAAAATATACCCTAATTGAAGAAATAGGGCGGGGTGGCTTTGGCATTACATTTAAAGCTACGCATCACTACTTGGGTCATGAAGTGGTGATGAAAACCATCAATGAACGGCTGAGACAACATCCTGATTTTGCCAAATTTGAGCGCCAATTCCAAGATGAAGCCAGACGATTAGCTACGTGTATTCACCCAAATATAGTCCGAGTTAGTGATTTTTTTGTCGAGGCTGGACTACCTTACATGGTGATGGAATACATTCGTGGCGAAACCTTGGGAGACGCATTTGTATTACCAGGGATACCTTTACCTGAAGCTACAGCAATTCATTACATCCGGCAAATTGGGGCAGCCTTGCAGGTAGTGCATAACAACGGTTTGTTACATCGAGATGTCAAACCAGATAATATTATCCTTCGTGAAGGAACCCAGGAAGTAGTACTGATTGATTTTGGCATTGCCAGAGAATTTAATGGCAGTGTCAGGCAGACTCACACAGGTATGGTTTCTGAAGGTTATTCTCCCATTGAGCAGTATTTGACGCAAGCCCCGCGTACACCTGCCACCGATGTTTATGGTTTAGCGGCAACCTTGTATGCACTGTTGACAGCACAGGTTCCTATACCAGCATTATTGCGCGATCGCGAACAAATGCCTTCCCCCCGCGAACTGCAACCACACTTAAGTGCTGCTGTCAACCAGGCCGTAATGCGCGGTATGGCGGTGGAGTCTCGTTTTCGCCCAGCGACAGTTGCTGAGTGGTTACAACTGCTACCTGGAAATGGGGTGAATATGACACCGCAAGCCTTATCCACTTATGCAGTGCCAACTGTCAATTTATCTGCCCAACAAGCTGCAACTTTGCTTGGGAAAACTGCCCAAAATCGCCTTCATAAACCATCTGCCTTGGGACAGCCCAACCCAGCGATCGCCAAAGAAAATGTACTAGCAAAAAAACTGGGATCATCTCAAATATTTATAGGTATAGGTGTAGCCCTGGTTGCTGCTACAGCAGGTTTTGGCATCACTAGCATCTTACCCAAATCTCAGCCCCAGCCAACTGCAAAACCGCTTTTTGAACAGCCAACTCAAGAACCACCTGCAAAAGTTCCTAACTTAGAGAGTCGTGAAGAAACTAACACCACCTCAAGAACGGAATCAGCACCTGTTTATAATTCCAAGCAGCGCCGGCGTAATCGTCGTTCTTCCCCACAAGAAACTCCCAGCAGCCCTACACAAGAATCACAACGCGGCAATCTTGAGCAATCCGCACCTTCACCTAGCGTTTCCCCTACACCCTCGCTAGTCGAAAAACTACGGGCGATTCGTTCATCTCGTAGTGCTTCTCCTGCACCATTGCCACAAAATAACTCACCTGCTTCTAATCAAAATTCTGCTTCCCCTCAAACGGTGATTCCATCAAATTCTGTGGTTATACCAACACCGCCACCGACAGAATCCAAACAGTCAGAATCCAAACAGTCAGATCCTTCTGCTGTAGTAGTACCAACACTGGACAAGCAAAATTCACCGATTGATAGTCAACCCCAGAACGATCAGAAATCTCCATAA
- a CDS encoding serine hydrolase, which yields MKLRSLLLSLTSILLLSSPVKANPNPNQVSNVNDWSANQSNLQLPKLKFIPPVPLTDPVNPINTSKFTGTVPLGREISELKLPIKALMARYRFLTPGIFFMDLETGDYFSFNGDKAFSAASTIKYPILIALFQEVDAGRIKLGETLVMRRKHVTGGSGDMQYQRVGTKLSLLQTATKMMTISDNTATNMIIDRLGGVSKLNQKFRRWGLQSTVIHNMLGDFKGTNKTSAKDLVRLSALITNNQLISDTSQSQVLGIMIRCHNRALLPSGLGSGANIAHKTGTLRFVLGDAGIIETPSGKRYLAGIFVRRPNNDIRARDFIRQVSRVMYGYFEQPKVTHLP from the coding sequence ATGAAACTACGCTCGCTCTTACTGAGCCTTACAAGTATTCTTTTACTATCGTCCCCAGTAAAAGCGAACCCCAATCCGAATCAAGTTAGCAACGTAAATGACTGGAGTGCAAATCAATCTAATTTACAACTACCAAAACTTAAATTTATTCCTCCGGTTCCTCTAACCGATCCTGTCAACCCAATAAATACTTCTAAATTCACTGGTACAGTTCCTCTAGGACGCGAGATATCAGAACTAAAACTTCCTATTAAAGCATTAATGGCTCGCTATAGATTCCTGACTCCCGGAATCTTTTTTATGGACTTAGAAACAGGGGATTATTTTAGTTTTAATGGTGATAAAGCTTTTTCCGCAGCTAGCACAATTAAGTATCCAATTTTGATTGCTTTGTTTCAAGAAGTAGATGCAGGAAGAATCAAACTAGGGGAAACTTTGGTGATGCGCCGGAAGCATGTCACAGGCGGTTCTGGAGATATGCAGTATCAACGAGTGGGAACTAAGCTTAGTCTCTTGCAAACTGCAACCAAGATGATGACTATTAGCGATAACACTGCTACAAATATGATTATTGACCGTTTAGGCGGTGTATCTAAATTAAATCAAAAGTTTCGCCGTTGGGGATTGCAAAGCACTGTGATTCACAATATGTTAGGAGACTTTAAAGGAACTAATAAAACTAGTGCAAAAGACTTAGTACGACTGTCAGCTTTGATTACAAATAATCAGTTAATTTCTGATACAAGTCAATCTCAAGTTTTAGGTATTATGATTCGTTGTCATAATAGAGCATTGCTCCCATCTGGCTTAGGTTCTGGTGCAAATATTGCTCATAAAACAGGTACTCTAAGGTTTGTGCTAGGCGATGCGGGTATTATTGAAACGCCATCAGGTAAGCGTTATTTAGCAGGAATTTTCGTGCGAAGACCGAATAATGACATTAGAGCTAGGGATTTTATTCGTCAAGTTTCTCGCGTGATGTATGGCTACTTTGAGCAGCCAAAAGTCACTCATCTACCTTGA
- a CDS encoding ATP-binding protein, producing the protein MEDTLKILVVDDDEVDRMAVRCALTKAGIQIELSEVANSNDAFSILNTTGYDCVFLNYRLIAQDGLTLIQQLRSSEIKVPLVVLIDQEDEQTAVQLLKAGATDYLSKSRISPENLAQVLRSAIRVYRAEIQVALAKDQLRESHEELLRKNQELERQQQQLQMQNFKLSEASVLKSHFLATMSHELRTPMNAIIGFSQILLRPKFGQLTHQQADMVERILNNGKHLLMLVNEVLDFSKLEAGRLDLKAERFDVLKVINLAVGEMRSLADAKNLSLLVQTDLQNTLVFNDPVRLKQIVINLLSNAIKFTESGEVCVEVKELPANRLTIIVRDTGIGIAPRDFQRIFEAFRQVDQTLTRKYPGTGLGLAIVDSLVRMMGGKIFLESKLGVGSTFKIELPRQISLSSVGGEPPPLQLDSNQVFSSAKNPHHSSTQARQSPIGYPKFKL; encoded by the coding sequence ATGGAAGATACGCTGAAAATTTTGGTTGTAGATGATGATGAAGTAGACCGGATGGCAGTCCGTTGTGCCCTGACTAAAGCAGGTATTCAAATAGAACTATCTGAAGTAGCCAATAGCAATGATGCATTTTCTATTTTAAACACTACTGGCTATGATTGTGTTTTCCTCAACTATCGCTTAATAGCTCAGGATGGACTAACCTTAATTCAACAGCTACGTTCTTCGGAAATTAAAGTTCCTTTAGTAGTCCTAATTGATCAAGAAGATGAACAAACTGCTGTCCAATTATTAAAAGCTGGTGCTACAGACTATCTCTCTAAATCTAGGATATCTCCAGAAAATTTGGCACAAGTTTTGCGGAGTGCGATTCGGGTTTATCGGGCTGAAATACAGGTAGCTTTGGCAAAAGACCAGCTTAGAGAAAGTCATGAAGAACTTCTTCGTAAAAATCAAGAATTAGAGAGACAACAGCAACAGCTTCAAATGCAAAACTTCAAGCTATCAGAGGCATCAGTGCTAAAATCACATTTTTTAGCAACTATGTCTCACGAACTCAGAACGCCGATGAATGCGATTATTGGTTTTTCTCAAATACTCCTGCGTCCTAAGTTTGGTCAACTAACGCACCAGCAAGCAGATATGGTTGAGCGCATCTTGAATAATGGCAAGCATTTGCTGATGCTAGTCAATGAAGTTCTCGACTTTTCCAAGCTGGAGGCAGGAAGATTAGACTTAAAAGCAGAAAGATTTGATGTCTTAAAGGTAATAAATCTGGCTGTAGGTGAAATGCGTTCCCTAGCTGACGCTAAAAATCTATCATTGTTAGTGCAAACGGATTTGCAAAATACTTTGGTATTTAATGATCCAGTTCGGCTCAAACAGATTGTAATTAATCTGCTCTCCAACGCCATTAAGTTCACAGAGTCAGGTGAAGTTTGCGTTGAAGTTAAAGAACTACCTGCAAATCGATTAACAATTATTGTTCGGGATACAGGTATTGGCATAGCACCCAGAGATTTTCAACGTATTTTTGAAGCATTTCGACAAGTCGATCAAACTCTGACTCGGAAATATCCAGGTACAGGTTTGGGTTTGGCAATTGTAGATTCACTGGTGCGAATGATGGGTGGCAAAATCTTTCTTGAGAGCAAATTAGGGGTGGGTTCAACATTTAAAATTGAATTACCGCGTCAAATTTCATTATCGTCTGTAGGAGGTGAACCTCCACCTTTACAGTTAGATAGCAACCAGGTTTTTTCATCTGCTAAAAATCCGCATCATTCATCTACTCAAGCTAGGCAATCACCAATAGGATATCCTAAATTTAAACTATAA